The sequence CAAGGATCCAAGTATAACTAGATGATTTAACAAAATTAGATATTATTCCTACAACAGTACACAATTAGAATCAACTTTACCTGCATCACAAGTACCTATGACACTGCTGATGGTATGTGTTTCGTGTTGTTGTGGTTCATGCAACATTACCATTAATTAACCTGTTAACTTGTTCTGGATTCAACTGTAAACCATAAATGTTAGTAACATTATTAGCAGGAAAAACATGTTGTACTTGTGTACCATTTGTATTCATTTGTGTGTGATTAAACTGAGTGGTCTATTCTGGAACAGAACTTGATACTGTATTAGCAATAGTGGAATTCCCTGAATTAGAAGCCGATCCTCTTTTGGTGAATTTGAAATTCTGTGGAAAGCCATGCTTCTTGTAACACTGATCAACAGTGTGTCCTGGCTTATCACAATGACTACACATAggtcctttcttcttgtcatatCGATGGCCTTTAGAAAAATTAATAGATGATTCTATCAAAGGCATAGACTGACCTGTGAGTTGTCTCTCTTGCTGAAGCACCAAAGAAAACACAGTGGTGATCTCAGGTAATGCCCTTATTAAGAGAATCTGAGATCGAATAGCAGTAAATTCTTGATTTAATCCCTTCAAGAATCTAATAACATAATCTTCTTCTTGATATGTTTTAGCCTTGATTAGAACTGATGCACAAGCACAGGCAGGAACACAAGAACACACAGATAATGGCCTAAAATTACTAAGCTCCTCCCAAACAGACATTTGCCTAGTGAAATAATCTGTTACAGAGTAAGATCCTTGAACAAAAGAGTAAAACTCATCCTGTAATTCTGAAATCTTCAATGCATCGCCTTGAGAAAAACGTGCTTTGAGATTTTTCCACACATCACAGCTATTATCAAACCACAATATACTTTTGGCAATAGTTGGAGATAAAGATCTAGATATCCAAGAAAAAACCATAGTATTACAACGATCCCAAGATACTCTGTTCGAATCATTTATAGGTGGAGGAGGCAAAGTTCCATCTACAAAAACTAATTTGTTCTTTGCCTTAAGAGCTCTTTCCATTTCTCGACTCCAAGAATGGAAATTACtattgaaacacatttccacatgattttgatttgataaaattatttaagtaaaaatattctaacacattaaatttaaaatgctttgatttattacactaatgtgtttgttcaatgttgagtttaattgtgtataagacattgagattaaaaagcccaaaggcccctaaagtggaagtcaagcccaagtcaacacatcaataccATTCGGCCCATAAGTTCAAAACAAAGTCGTATCAACTAAAATGatgactcagcaagagaaggatcgagaagccttcgtcgcaaaagcttcaagaggaagctgctgagttggacgacatcgcagtctggacagcggcaaacaatgttcaacttccaaacaaagtatttctactttgggaaatattcagaaggcgcaggaagctgtcttatggatctttccttaaatgtcgaaacattctgccgatgactgacgaagacagaagatgcaagaattctattggccaacgacactgagcacgcccagagtgacaatgacaggaagccgtttccctccaacggttatttcgaaattcgaatcAACCGGTGCCTCAgatgtcactatataaaggccatccatttgcttcaatagatgcagaacttcaagtagtcgaaacgctgaccaaattcatactcgaagattctgtgagaaaagcaaagcaaaaatccttacaccaatttccatattattgtgtaaaagtctagagtgattcttcaatcatctaaagtgtcttagcaattgttgtttaggacaatctcattatcatttctaaaagaatagaaaggagaggctgaatactcggttataaTACTCAGCGGTAgcataggagtgagtagaggtatagaggaaggtactcttattatactcagcttctatttgtaaaaggtttcgtgctctacctttaaagagctcagtagagaattcaaaaagctcggaacgagttccagggactggacgtaggcggagaggccgaaccaggataagtctgctgagtaatatctttctaacccttaaactcctttaatatatattgcttgctataaaactgactaagtaaagaactcacgctgagttaagtttactaagaagctgagttactctaagtgttatttcctgactcaagtaaagaagcggacttagtcacaagttgactaaacttgtgtcttgaatctacttagtgacgctgtgtaaattttttcatagaaaaagaagtcagccttaacggacaatttttaaaatagttcctatcccccttggaactaacttgtcacgttataagggaccaacaattacTTCCGTCGAGAACTTGAGAAACCAGAGTAAGACCAGGATTTTCATTTGGATGTAGATAGAAATGACTAGATGGATTCTGAGAAAGATCAAGATTGTTACCACTTGATATTGAACCAATCGGTGGATTCTGATTTGAATTTGCTCCTTCTGTCAGCATTTTAGATCTCGATCTAAAATCAGAATTGGAAACAGCAAAAGAGAGAGATCTTGTTCTTTGTACTGGAAATAGAACAAGAGATAAGAGAAATTCCAACTAATTGTTGAAAagagattaaaaatgaattgaatCAATTGATTCAGAAGTTGAGTTGCGAAAACGTTCGCGCTAATACCATATTACAAATAGCGAATTAAAGAGTAttgaagaataagaaaaagaggtGTAACTTTTTATTAAATGTAAAACAGATATCAACTCTGTTTTTATACTGCTAATTACAACGGCTTtattaattacaaaagtaaaagttCCTAACTACcccttttctattttctttattacatttataatcctattaataatattaattatgttGATAGATAATTAGATATTATTAGCAGTAATGTTGTGGTTGCAGCTTTTAGGAATGCAGCAGAATTCTTTGTGACACTTCCTGTTCTTGCACTGGCATGAGCATGAAGTTTCAAATATACCAGTCCATTCAGAAGTTCCACTTTAGTCTCCCACTAAAAGATCCAGTCGAATATTCAATTGAAACATTATATTCAGTAAACTTATCTACGAAACATAGAATCATTTCTTATTTTGTGATTCATTGTGTAAATTCTGAAAATAACAATACAATGCCATTCAAACATATAATTCCGGAGGATTTGAAGTTGATTTCAGTAGCTTACATGAGATTTCAAACTACGAAGCTCGACCTGAGTGAACTGGTTCTGTAGCCATGGATCTGATACAAGAATCCCAATGTAACCTGACATTTTTCTAATACACTAACAATTCAGTCGAGGTAAATCTTCTTCGTTTTCTCTGTTTAAatcaaagagagaaagaaagaaagaaatatattaatatgttttcttcttcttcctctctttgttGAAATATCAAAAGCTTTTCCTTATTCTACTCTCAGTTTCTCTTCTAACTTGGGTACTCTTCTCCCAAATTGTGTTTTTTGGTATTTGTTTAAAGCTTATCAGTTTTGTACAGTGTGAAGAGTTGAGTTTGGGCGGGGGGATCAAATTGTCCCTCTTCTCTCTGATAATAAGGTAATATTCCAACATGGCCCAACACTGGGTATAGAACAAAGAGGaaagagagaaaagagaaagaagaaaaaaaaaaaaagaaattagggAGAAATGGAGAAGaatgtgtatttgatttttattttttattttgatatttatttgtgataattaaataataagagaggttaatttataaaataaataaatataaggaccaaattaactcttttctctttgacttttaacatcattagtcaatttggtatgtgtttgctaacggaataaacctcaagttaccattttgcaaacttttaaaccacattggtgttgatcgaaaacaggtgtaaccacaaggtttatttttgtatttttcccttGTAATTATATTAGCAATAATAAAGTAAACATTTTAGAgactttgataaaaaaaaaaaattatgattaacttatatatgACATACTAAATCATTAGGATTtttaacaagttttttttttataattatgttaGTTACACATTAAATATTTGGGTAAGTGTTGCCCCATTTCGTactttgatgtacaaccttcattttgtctcagtaatatgtacgaccttatagcTGATCTCctattttggtgtacaacacGTAAAAATAACTAGTCAACGTTTGGTCAACGtgccacctcatcatttttcaACTCCTAAAAAGTTAACCacctttttaccctttttctttattACCCATTtctcaatttctctctctaactcctctcccttttcatcttcttcctcctttAGGATTCAaattcctttctctctcttcaaattatTTCTTCCTATCTTCACTTCGTACTCGTCTCCCTCAAATTATATCCAATTACTTACTAGCTCTGTTTCTTTGCGCAACTCACTCTCTGCCAAACATGGGTTTCAATTTTAACGGAGTATGCAATTTATTCAATAACCGTTCAAAGGAAATGCCGTCTACTTGTGCATTTGCCGCCTATACTAaaacttcttcatctttttctcttCGAAGACAGCATGAACCATTGATAAAATTTACCCTTCAACATTTTAGTTACAATGATGTTTGGAATGTCCgatatgacagttaaataactgCCGAAagagtatttttaaatttttagtaaGATATGAATAAAATTGATCCTACTTGAAAATGTTACGATTAAATTTAGactatttcatatgttagagccAAATATGCAGTTCACCAAAAACGTTAAGATCAAAACTGTTATTCCTAAATAAGAATAATTAAATGTTATTTCTAATAAGAATAATTAAATGTTATTTcgatattaaataaaaaaacaatattatattttttttttgaaacaaacaatattatatttataaacatAGATTTATATGTTAACCGATGATTACTCATTTTAAAGCTTATGGGGTTCGGTTCCTCGAGTTCCATGTCAAATGTAATTTTCTCCAAACATATGTTGACATGTGTATGAAACTCTCATAAATGTGAATTATGGAACTCTTAGTGCCCctatttttttccttaaaacGTTGTTTgtgaatatttttaattttatattatttttctatttcaaGTTGCGATTTCagagtttttgtttattattatttggaaTAATGTGAAAAAATACATTCAATATTGATTCAAGAGAAATACTATccttaatgtttaaaatgataTCATTTGAAagttgattatttatttttattatttggtTATTATTCATTCAATCCAATCTTTGCTATATCCATAATTTATTAAGAAATTTGtattttcagtttagtaatttttttGGTGGGTTATTTTAGTAGGAATTATCATAAAATATATAGATTGttatgaataaatcaaaatatagaaagtaaaaaaaaagaaggaataGGGAGGAGACGTAAAATTTGCTAGAGAGGAAAGGAAAGGTAATAGTTCTTTATCTATTCAAAATTTCGTCGTTGGATTCTTAGTCTAGTATTTCATTATATTTGGTTTCCGATCTATTCCAATTAGTAAAATTTTACCCAATTTGGATGTAGACTCGACAAAATCATTATGCATCTAACAcgtgatgatattttgatatgTGGCATGTTTTAAAGTTTTGTTTCCCCATAAATTTCATTAtgtcaaaataattaattagagtaaaAAAGTAAATAGTAAAACACAAATCCCTAATTTAAAACCTATCAAATTGAAGTATCGACCTATCACCATGTGTCAATGACTTAACGGTTCTGCTATGTCTCCATCTAAATTGCGCAAAATTTCATTAATTGGATAGGTGAGGAGcaaaaaaactaaattattcTTTTTATGTTTGCTTAATTTTTCTTAGCATTATTGAGgtaaaaacactttgtaaatgtcagagccttaactatcagctcgagcttttagttcaattggttctatgacatggtatcagagcctctaggaccaaacagtcgagggttcgagttctggcaacctcattaatttgtggaattaaaaacatatgGCGGGTTGGACATGTGTTATGCACGCTACAAACCCAAGGGGCGTTTGCATGTGGGTGTGTGTCAGAGATCAATATAACATATATGAttgagccttaactatcagctcgagaTTTTAATTCAATCGGTTCTATGACAGTAAAGATTAATAACTgaaatattaattaatgaaaACATTGTTAGAATAAAAGGAAAATTAACTAAAACATTAGCACTATAAAttaacttttattaatatattttattatatggaCGATTACATACTTATTCAGACTATTGAACATCATTAAGAAGCTTAACTTTGATCTTGTTGAGAACACTTAGAACATCTTTGCTACTAATTCTCTCCTCAGGTACATCTACACAACACTTCAAGGCTAAGTTTATAATCGAAGATGTGCAATCTATCTTAGCCAAATAGTGACGTTCGTCGACCCTAACCAAATTGTCATCTACAAGTTGATTGACTCCAGAAGGCAAAGACGCTTTAACCCATTGTCTCATACTCATATCTTCGTTAAACATCTCATCTGTAGGCCTTTTTCTCGTGAAAGTTTCGATCAACAGAATACCAAAACTATATACATCGCCCTTTATAGAAACAAGTCCTTCAGATCCATACTCTGTATTAGAATTTGATTTAGTCAATCTCGCCAAGAAAATAATTACTATTtcaagtataatatatatacataaaatcaaACATCACCTGGTGCCATATATCCAACAGTTGCAAGAGTTATAGTTTGTAAGAAAGATTGATCTTCTCCTACGAGCTTTGCTATGCCAAAATCAGTTACATGAGCAACCATATCATCATCTAGAAGGATATTACTGGGCTTCAAATCACAATGAACAATAGGAGTCATAGAACCATGATGAATATATTCAACTGCTGATGCAACATCAATCATTATGTTCAATCTCTGAAAAATGTCCAAAAAGTAGTTGTGAGAATACAACCACTTTTCCAGGCTCCAATTAGGCATGAACTCCATGACTAAAGCCTTAAATTCAGTGGTACAACAACTCGTgattattttcacaaggtttctaTGTCGAATCTCACGCAATACTTCACACTCCACATCAAAACTCCGGAATGCTCCTTCTAACTCCAAATTGAAAACCTTAATTGCAACAGACATGCCATTTGAAAGATTCCCTCTATATACCGAACCAAAACTCCCCCTGCCAAGCAAGTTCACCTCATCAAATTTTTGTGTTGCCCGTTGAAGCTCATGAATAGAAATTCTTTGCCATATTGGTAAAGGTGGAAAATTCACTTGGTGAGTCAACAATCTTGTTTTCCTTTTACAATACCAAATTAGGATGACAATAACAATTCCAAGTGCCAAAGCTATTAATACAATTGCAACCAGTGTTATCTTGATTTTCTTTGAATGGTTCTGATTGTTGGTTCTGCATAGATTGACTTGGAATTTAGGTTCCCCACAAAGTGCTTTATTTCCTAGAAATGATTGGGCCGGTAAGTTCATAAATGGCCCTCCATTAGGAATTTCTCCTTGTAATTCATTGAAGGACACATTAAAAACCTTGAGATGTTTTAATTTCTCGAGAGACTTTGGCAATTCTCCTGAGAGATTGTTGATTGATAAATCCATAAATTCCAAGTTTAGCGTATCACTAAATGATTCAGGAATGGAACCCTCCAATCTATTATTAGATAAAGAGAGACGCTCTAGAGATTGGAGTCCTCCAAAGGTGGGTGGGATACTACCTGATAATTGATTTCCAGACAAATCAAGTAATGTAATGGCTCTCAAATTGTCGATATCTATTGGAAGATCACCGCTTAAGGAATTTGATGATAGATTGAGTTGAAGGACATCTTTAAGCCTCCACAGAGTTGACGGAATAGTAGAATTAAGTTTGTTGGATACCAAATAGAGATATTGAAGAGAAGTGAGATTATCCAAGCAAAAAGGAATATTTCCAGAGAGCCCATTTCTCCCAAAATCTATGGCTATCAATCTCTGTAAACCACATAATTCAGAAGGTATGGACCCTTGGATCATATTTTCCAGAAGAAGTAATCCTTGAAGCTTCATCAGTTTTCTAATTGTCTTAGGAATGAATCCCTGTAAATTGTTTTGTCCTAGATCCAATGAAATCAAGCTAGTTAAGTTACCAATTTCCTTAGGAATGCTTCCTGTTAGTCGAGAATTATACATTCCGAAATATTCAAGGGAAGAAGATAGGTTTCCTATAGAAATTGGCAGAGTAGCATTCAATGGATTGTCACCCAAGTCTAAACGTATCAAATTTTTGCAATTGACCAATGAGGAAAATAAAGTTAATAAAGATTGACTAGTGAGATGATTTAGTGGTAAATTGAGAACTCGAAGGTTTCTTAAATTACCAAGAAAGGGAATAGAGCCAGAGAACATGTTTAAACTGAAGTCTATGTCAACGAGTTTAGAGGCGTTAGAGAGAGATGTGGGAATATGACCGTGGAACTTATTGTTTTCAATATAAATTCCCTTAAGATTTGGAAGATGGAGACCAAATGTTGGAGGAAGACTTCCTGAGAGATGGTTAAAAAGCAAGGACAACCCTATTAATGTTGAACTATTAAAAATGTTAGAGGGAACCATTCCATCAAGGTTGTTATATCCAAGATGTAGCTCCTCCATGTAAATAATGTTACCCATTTCAAGAGGAATGCTACCTGCAGTGACAATTCATTAAGAAATTCTAAATTAAAATTGTGtttataaaaaattcaattaaaatttaaGGAAGATATttaaaccaaataaaaaaattaaagatattTTATGAATATGTCATATCATTCCCAATAATCTATAGGtgaatataaatttaacatcTCAGAGTCTTACAAATTTATACTTGTAATTTGTTAACCTATTTTCTCTAAAGCAAATAATTCTTACATGAGTTGGATTTTCTATTGATAAAGGAACTTTACCATATGTAGAGTTCCTTTTCAGATAGAACTTCAAATTTATAAGATTGCATTGGTGGTATGGTCAATTTATGTATACATTAACATAATTACGATAAAATTAAGTAGGCCTAATTATTCtacagcccccttaacttgtctaaattgatcattttttccCTCCAACTTATCGAATATTCTATTTATCCTTTTAACTCCTTAAAAATGGTACCCTTAACTTGTCCagattggtcattttaccccttcacaactcattgaatgtcctatttacgccattaactccataaaagtagtatttcttacccctttatagtgcaaaattaataggacttattcaaatgagtttgaattttttttttttaatattaactttttattttgttaaacaagttaaagacattatatgtagggataaggtaccaaaataggcctatggtttttggagaagtatgaatttaggttccacttacaaaataacaccaatatatgtttaacgtttaaaaaaggtatcaatttaggcatcgataacaGATTGTAAGGGGGTGAGAagtaccacttttatggagttaatggggtaaataggacattctatgagttggggtgCTAAATGGCAAGTGGagagggtgagaaataccacttttatggagttgaGGGGATAAAACtaatttagacaagttaagggggttgtgGAAGCATTAGGCCAATAAAGTATTTGCAGCTAAACATATAAGTACTCaaaaggtaattaatttattagtccttatattttgacgcACTGTTTAGTCATTGTTTAGTTCtttcgtctgtttgttagattttttatcgTTTATGACTTGGCTAAATTACTCTTTACTATTTATCTTCAaaattcagaagaggaaatccaatttagaagagtAATAAATTAGTTACCctttaaaaaatagtaaaaaatacAGGTCTTGAAAATTAATTATGGAGAACTTCTTATATCTGTACTGTttttgatgcggacatcctaactgagaTCACTGATCACAGGCGCTCTGGCGAATCCCCAGACATCAGGCCCACGGAGGttatacctaggagggcggatccccaagacaagCAATAGGAGGGTGGATCCCCAAGGCAAGCAAGCGGGGCGAATCTAGGAATACGctaggaggcgtatcaacatctaccctggaCGGATCTCTAGGTtcacttcctcccgaagtaattcaccaacaaccctgacaatccgtacctgtaccaatGTACTgtttgtcggggcgtatcacctattttacccttttagggatagctttattgtaaccctagtaggggtaatccttgtcttttgttatcattaaggggaagtatttaaaccctcactTTGTAAGAATGAcgacaacttttatcaatcaaaaacattattctctttgagaaccgaggtttataccttgttgttgggattcactccttctagttttgctagagaagaaactctttgttggtttacgattaaaacctccatttatcgctttcaatctgtatcagttggtatcagagccgatcgtttcctgacccgaaacttcttttggcaatggttcaaccccgacaaccgcaagattccatggaaaccagtgaccggaggtatgaggagctgagggagcacctcgcggagcaaATCCAAGCCAACCATGAACGGCAGAGGCAGACCGATCAACGGTTCCTAGAGCTAACCACctccttagaaaacttcaagcTAGAGGTTCTGGCGCTAATCCGACCAACCGCGGGAGGATCGacccagagaaaggaaggaTCCCTTGAACAACCGCTTCCACAAATGGATcatagggatcctgaggtaagaagacccaactttgtcattgtgcataacgctgatagtgatagtgatgactttgagggtatcggaaatgatgataccgttagaactatgagggatgttgggcctgttgacaaccgacgAGTGGAGGTTGCTAGGGGATACCCAGGTCTagggaactttgatagagatgatgcctttaagctaaaaatagacttaccgtcttttggaggcgaactggatatagaggggttcttagactggttatcggaagttgaacgtttctttgagtatgctgggattcctgatgagaggaaagtaaggctggtggcgtatcgcctgaagggtggcgcatcagtttggtgggatcagatgagggaagaaagaagaagagggggcagagatccgattcgatcttggctacggatgaaggcgatgttgagggagcggttcttaccgccggattatgagcagtatatttacagctcctacaggggatgctctcaagggacccgaagtgtccatgagtatacttctgagttcttaaggctttcggcgagagccaacttgtctgaaactgaaagccaaaagacctctaggtatctagaagggttgagatacaacatccaggatcgtattggcacacagatggtggttcgggtacaagatgctaggaatttggccctcaaggctgaatctcaactaaccgggagatccaggagatccgccactactgagtatacgcctggagggaGAGATAACGTGAGGTcctatgacaaaggcaagcaagtggcgagtgccagtggggccaaggtcaACAGTGTGGGAAGAGGATCTGTCAgagatactaggccatacaaggaagcacctataccacctaaaAGCAACAACCTGTATGCAaggccagcacctttcaaatgctttcggtgcaatgaaccaggccatagatccaatgagtgtcctaggaggaagagcgccaacatggtggagaggtatgaagatgactatgacgaaggggatgaagtattttgtgaacccttaggagaagatgatgatgaggcggataaagagagatacgccattcatgtggtacggcgtCTGTTAGTCTCCAACCGaatagagggagatcagaggcaccgactattcaggacccgctgtcttgtgaaaggtgggcgatgcaatgtgataatagatagtgggagccaagagaacattgtgagcagcagcgccgttcagaaattcgggttgttggaggaggcgcatcccgacccctatagggtgggatggatcaaaaacgtgggtgaacttagggtgacccagagatgcagggtacctattgtgattggtgattatagtgatgaagtctgttgcGGTGTGGTtgatatggatgcctgccacctattgttgggccggccctggcagtttgataacgatgCCATCCACGCAAGCAgggagaacacttacagatttgtgaagaatggggtgaagttcatCCTTACAccaatgatgagagagccaaaggccgacgagaagtctaccttggtagtctgtcctacacacaaatcgtttggcagcgaatgtgaagagagcttgatggtgtatgtggtaatggttaaggcgaatcacgagtCCGCCCGAAGGGGCGAAAGggagatgccgaatgaagtgacccgcctacttggcgagtatcaagatctgttccctgacgaactgccaagtgggttaccacctttgagagacatccaacatcatatcgatcttgtgcctagggctagtttaccaagcctcccacactatcgaatgagcccaaaggagaatgacattatgagacagaaagtggaggaactcatcgagatgggatacgttagggagagtatgagtccttgtgccgttccagctttactcacaccgaagaaggatgggtcttggcggatgtgtgtcgacagtagggctattaacaagatcaccatcaagtacaagttcccgattccaaggttggatgacatgttggaccaacttggcggatctcgagtcttctccaagattgatctcaggagtggttatcatcagatacgactccgatctggggatgagtggaagaccgccttcaaggcgagagatggattgtatgaatggttagttatgccatttgggatgaccaacgcccccagtacttttatgaggttaatgaatcaggtgcttcgccccgtgattggaaaatttgtagttgtgtattttgatgacatcctgatcCATAGTGAGGCCTTGGTggagcatgtggagcacttacggatagtgtttgacctattaaggaaacaccagctatacgccaacactaagaagtgtgatttcATCATGGAAAGTCTGGTTTTCCTCgggttcgtggttagtggcgatggggtccaagttaatggggagaaggtaagagccatccgagaatggcccacttcgaggaacgtgggggatatcaggagttttcatgggctagcaacgttttatcgccgattcattaagaacttcagttccatagtggccccgttgacggaatgtttgaagaagggaagggggttcgagtgggcggacgcctaagaagagagcttcgccttgatcaaggaaaagctgagtacagcgccagtgctggcgtatcccgattttgataaactgtttgaagttgagtgtga comes from Euphorbia lathyris chromosome 8, ddEupLath1.1, whole genome shotgun sequence and encodes:
- the LOC136204158 gene encoding probable LRR receptor-like serine/threonine-protein kinase At3g47570, translating into MEKRNFLSFIIVLCLMCLLKCVDEIRATSNISTDEDALIALRAHITDDPQHLLASNWSNDASVCDWIGITCGTRHGRVTQILLMNMSLTGTIPPQIGNLSFLVAFSLSNNLFHGSLPLELSNLRRLKRFSLGYNLFNGIIPSWIGSFSKLQFLGLFYNSFTGEIPNSIGNLTYLEVLNVRKNFISGRIPSSIGNLTQLKELILSENMLTGSIPLEMGNIIYMEELHLGYNNLDGMVPSNIFNSSTLIGLSLLFNHLSGSLPPTFGLHLPNLKGIYIENNKFHGHIPTSLSNASKLVDIDFSLNMFSGSIPFLGNLRNLRVLNLPLNHLTSQSLLTLFSSLVNCKNLIRLDLGDNPLNATLPISIGNLSSSLEYFGMYNSRLTGSIPKEIGNLTSLISLDLGQNNLQGFIPKTIRKLMKLQGLLLLENMIQGSIPSELCGLQRLIAIDFGRNGLSGNIPFCLDNLTSLQYLYLVSNKLNSTIPSTLWRLKDVLQLNLSSNSLSGDLPIDIDNLRAITLLDLSGNQLSGSIPPTFGGLQSLERLSLSNNRLEGSIPESFSDTLNLEFMDLSINNLSGELPKSLEKLKHLKVFNVSFNELQGEIPNGGPFMNLPAQSFLGNKALCGEPKFQVNLCRTNNQNHSKKIKITLVAIVLIALALGIVIVILIWYCKRKTRLLTHQVNFPPLPIWQRISIHELQRATQKFDEVNLLGRGSFGSVYRGNLSNGMSVAIKVFNLELEGAFRSFDVECEVLREIRHRNLVKIITSCCTTEFKALVMEFMPNWSLEKWLYSHNYFLDIFQRLNIMIDVASAVEYIHHGSMTPIVHCDLKPSNILLDDDMVAHVTDFGIAKLVGEDQSFLQTITLATVGYMAPEYGSEGLVSIKGDVYSFGILLIETFTRKRPTDEMFNEDMSMRQWVKASLPSGVNQLVDDNLVRVDERHYLAKIDCTSSIINLALKCCVDVPEERISSKDVLSVLNKIKVKLLNDVQ